The sequence CAGTGGACCAGTTTATCAACTATTATAAGGCTGATGGTGCTTGTGAAGAGGGACCGGCCTATTGGGACCATGCTGCGGGAAAAATGCTGGAATACCTCGAGTTGTTAAAGAGACTGTCCAATGGAAAAGTGGACATCGGACAGCATGCGCTAATCCAGCATATGGGTAACTATATACGAAAGGTACATATTTCAGACGATTACTATGTGAATTTTGCAGATGCCTCAGCTAGGCTCAAGGCTCATCCGGGTATAATTTTTAGATATGGGCGCTACATATCAGATGAAAAGTTAAAAGGATTTGCGGCCGGCTTAGCGCAAAAAGAACCTTTGAGCCAATGGTTGGTGAAGGGAAGTCTGGACCGGGAGATCCACAACCTCCTTTTGTATAAGGAACTTGAGTCTCAAAAGATTTACCAGGATAAAGCCCCCTTCTTTTGGTATCCAGAGACTGAAGTAGCCGGTGCTCGGACAGCCAATGGTCTTTTCTTTGCAGCCAAAGGCGGTCATAATAATGAAAGCCACAATCATAACGATGTCGGCTCGTTTGTGCTTTTTTATAGGGGAGAGCCTGTGTTGATTGATGTGGGCGTGGAGACGTATTCGGCAAAGACTTTCAGTAAGGATCGCTATGACATTTGGACGATGCAGTCCGACTTTCATAACCTTCCCCAGATCAATGGCGTGTCCCAAAAAAATGGTAACGACTTTAAGGCGTTATCAGTGGCTTTTGAGGAAGGAAAACGAAATGCTCGTTTTAGCTTGGACATTAGCAAGGCTTATCCTGAGACGGCCGATGTGGATTCATGGAAGCGAAGTTATGAGCTAGATCGGCAAGAAGGAACATTTGTAATGGAGGATCAGTTTTCACTGAGGCAATGGAAGGTCCCTTCCGAAAGCCATTTAATGAGCCTTTACCCGCCGACAAAGTCAGCAGCGGGAGAAGTCGTCATTGCCTTGCCAAGTGGTCAGGAGATACTGCTGCACTATCCCGCTGATAAGTTGGTCCTTACAGTGGAAGAATGGCCGATGGAAGATCCTCGGCTCCAAAGTGTTTGGGAAAAGGAAAAAGTCTACCGGTTGGTCTTTGTCCAATTGGGTGAGCTGTTGAAGGATAAATGGACATTTCAGGTACATACTCCATAAACCCGATGCTGGAAAATATTAGCCAGTGGGTTTATGGAGTGAAGGAGAGTGGCTTAGTTGTCCTCTTTCCAGGCATTTTTGCCGGTGATTGGCACAAAATACGGATGGGGAAGTTGGGCAAGCCACTGCTCATACTTCCCTTTTAATTTTTGGTATTCCGCAGGTTGGGTTTCCTTTAAGTTGTTGCTTTCTCCAATATCATTTCCCAAATGGTAGAGTTCATGGCCGTTTTGGTCGATGATCAGCTTCCATTGCCCAGCCCTGATGGCTCCACCATATTGGCTAGTGTGCCAAAACAGTTCGCGATGTTCAAAATTTTGCGGATTATGAATCAGCTCTAGAACTGATTGACCTTCCAGGTTTCTTGCGGTATAGCCTACTGCGTCCAGGATGCTGGGCAGGATGTCAAGGCTTGAAGTAATGGAATGGCAAACCGTTTTGCCTTTGATTTTTCCTGGCCATCGTACCGCAAAGGGTACGCGAATTCCTCCTTCATAGAGTTGGCCTTTATAGCCTTTTAGGGGGCTGTTGTCGGCGCTGATGTGTTTTGATCCGCCATTGTCATTAATGAAAAAGATAATGGTATTGTCCAGTTCGCCCATGGCTTCGAGCCGATTAAAGATTTTGCCGACATTTTCATCCAGGGAATGGGTCATGGCGGCCAAAATTTCCCTTTTTGGATCATCGGGGAATTTGCCTTCGTACAGGGCGATGTGTTCAGGTTTTGCTTCCAATGGGCTATGGACGGCATTGTAAGCGATATACAGGAAGAAGGGATCTTCTTCATGCGCCGAGGCGAAGCTTAACGCCTCATCCGTTATGGCATCGGTCATGTAAGGGATGGTGGTGGGATCGACGGGTTTTCCATCATCGATGACATCGATGGCTTTTCCGGTATGGTAATGATTTGCGCCCCATAAAAATCCCCAGAAATGGTCAAAGCCCTTTTGCTCAGGCTGAAACTCTTCGGCAAAGCCTTCGTGCCATTTGCCAAATGCTGCAGTGGCGTACCCCAGAGGTTGCAAGTATTCCCCTATGGTTTTGATGTTATGTGGGATGCCATATTCATGTTGCTGGATGGAGTATTCTACCCCTTTGATGTAGTTGTAAATATGACCAAATTCAGGTTGGTTCGTTCCGGAAAGAAGCCCTGCCCGCGAAGGAGAGCACACGCTTGCCGTGACATAAGCATTGGTGAATTTTGCGCCTTCTTGGGCAATACGGTCGATATTTGGCGTGGTGGTGAGTTTGGTAGATTGGAAGCTGAAATCTGCATAACCTGCATCATCACTGACGATGACGATGATATTCGGTCTTTCTTGGGCAACAACTAAGGCGAGAGGTAGCCAAATAAAGAGTAGGAGCGTGAAATATCTTTTCATGGAGTGTTGTTTAAAGTTGGAACAGAACTTTTAAAGTATTATTAATACTTTTGAAATGAAAAATATTTTTAATAAAAATAAGGAATTGAATGTTTTTATGGTAGGGATGGGCGGATGGAAGAGTGTTTATTGATCTTTAATCGGTGAAAAATATTTTTGAAAGGTTATTATGGGTGACAAGGTTGAGTTGGTGAAAAATGATGATCGTTTTGTAGTTTTATAAACTTTCATTTGGTTTAGGTGTATAATTGTATGGCTAATTTTCACCTTTATTAAGCTTTGTTTTATGTATTTTAATGGTTTTCAAAACATAAAAGGTTTTATTTTATTGTTTTTTTTAATTTATATTTTTTATGTTTAAGAAATATCTTTTTATGAGAAAGCTAATCAAATATACGGAAAAGCGGTTAGTAGCCCTAGTGAGGGAAGGGGATTTAAATGCATTTGATGAACTGTATCATCGATATGCACCGCGCGTATATGGTTTTGCAAAGCGTGTTTTCCATGATAAAGATGTGGCAGAAGAAGCTGTTCAAGTAGTGTTTGTGAAGTTATGGGAAAAGAGGAAAGGGCTGAATGAACAGCTGAATTTTAAGAGTTACTTGTTTACGGCCGTGAAGCATCAAGTGTACAATAGGTTAAGGGAAGTGAAAAACACGGTGGATTTGGAAGAAATGGTGACGGATCACACTTATCAAGGTGTTTCGGGGTTGGAAGTCCTCGAATACAAGGAATTTGAGGAGTCAGCCTTGGGGTTGATCGAGCGTCTGCCAAATGTCCAGCAGAAGGTGTTTAAGTTGAGTCGGTTAGAAGGTGTGAGCCATAAAGAGATAGCGGAGAAGCTTGGGCTTTCCGTGCGGACTGTTGAGCACCATTGTTACCTAGCGACCAAATTTTTAAAAGGGCAGCTGCTCAAACAGGCTTCTGTCGCCACGTTGATTTTTTGTTTTTTGAATTTACTGCAATAGCATTCTTTTTTTTTAATCAACCCTTTCCCAAAAAACTTAGCGTTAATTTATTTATCTCAGCTGCCACAACGTTCAAAAGGCACTGATTGCATGCTGTAACCTGCACAGAAAGGGGTTCATTATTGCTTTGTAGTTTGACGCGTCGGTGGTGAATCATAGTGCCGATAAATAAAGGATCAAGCAATAGATATCAGGCCGAACGCCCTCCTACTGAGGCAAGCGCTTAGGATGACTTTCGATGGAACTTACCCTTTTGTGTGTAATCATTTTTGGTGCATGCTGTCACCTGCAACTTCTATATGCCCCTCCGCCATTCGGTAAGATAGGCTACTGTGGTTTTCAATGTACAAATCGGGGCAAAGTGCCTGCGGCACGATAAATTTTGTAACCTGCGGATTCATCCGCAGGAACTTAAGCGCTCCTCAACCTCCCGAAGGAGTGCCAGCGGCACGGATGATAGCTCCTATACACAAAATTAAAATGCATTT comes from Echinicola vietnamensis DSM 17526 and encodes:
- a CDS encoding heparinase II/III domain-containing protein, encoding MMKCCVIFTTKGILGCCLFFCAVVSGMAQEKRDLLTQGISETIPLSDWDIDPLKAFPSEEAVHDQLIQLPEEIRGQLIEEGNKALAYEWPVIPASAYLDFVRNGDRTRMQSYQNQRTSTLKRLVLAELATQEGTYVDAIMDGAWAMCEQSTWVLSAHLSAQKDKSGLPDVEEPVIDLGAGEVANLLSWIHFYFRNDFESISPLLARRIEKELDERIISPYLARDDFWWMGFRSSFVNNWNPWCNYNVLLTTSLVAQDPEQLQQVVLKTARSVDQFINYYKADGACEEGPAYWDHAAGKMLEYLELLKRLSNGKVDIGQHALIQHMGNYIRKVHISDDYYVNFADASARLKAHPGIIFRYGRYISDEKLKGFAAGLAQKEPLSQWLVKGSLDREIHNLLLYKELESQKIYQDKAPFFWYPETEVAGARTANGLFFAAKGGHNNESHNHNDVGSFVLFYRGEPVLIDVGVETYSAKTFSKDRYDIWTMQSDFHNLPQINGVSQKNGNDFKALSVAFEEGKRNARFSLDISKAYPETADVDSWKRSYELDRQEGTFVMEDQFSLRQWKVPSESHLMSLYPPTKSAAGEVVIALPSGQEILLHYPADKLVLTVEEWPMEDPRLQSVWEKEKVYRLVFVQLGELLKDKWTFQVHTP
- a CDS encoding sulfatase-like hydrolase/transferase, whose amino-acid sequence is MKRYFTLLLFIWLPLALVVAQERPNIIVIVSDDAGYADFSFQSTKLTTTPNIDRIAQEGAKFTNAYVTASVCSPSRAGLLSGTNQPEFGHIYNYIKGVEYSIQQHEYGIPHNIKTIGEYLQPLGYATAAFGKWHEGFAEEFQPEQKGFDHFWGFLWGANHYHTGKAIDVIDDGKPVDPTTIPYMTDAITDEALSFASAHEEDPFFLYIAYNAVHSPLEAKPEHIALYEGKFPDDPKREILAAMTHSLDENVGKIFNRLEAMGELDNTIIFFINDNGGSKHISADNSPLKGYKGQLYEGGIRVPFAVRWPGKIKGKTVCHSITSSLDILPSILDAVGYTARNLEGQSVLELIHNPQNFEHRELFWHTSQYGGAIRAGQWKLIIDQNGHELYHLGNDIGESNNLKETQPAEYQKLKGKYEQWLAQLPHPYFVPITGKNAWKEDN
- a CDS encoding RNA polymerase sigma-70 factor — translated: MRKLIKYTEKRLVALVREGDLNAFDELYHRYAPRVYGFAKRVFHDKDVAEEAVQVVFVKLWEKRKGLNEQLNFKSYLFTAVKHQVYNRLREVKNTVDLEEMVTDHTYQGVSGLEVLEYKEFEESALGLIERLPNVQQKVFKLSRLEGVSHKEIAEKLGLSVRTVEHHCYLATKFLKGQLLKQASVATLIFCFLNLLQ